Below is a window of Arcobacter sp. LA11 DNA.
ATATCTAATTGTGTAATTGAACAACCAAATTCATTTGATGCTAATTCATAAACTTCTTCTAAACTTTTTGCTTCAAACTTTTTCATAATAGACTCTCCTATTTTTTTGCAGCTCTTTGTTTCTCAAATAATCGATTAATATAATATTGTTGAGAAATAGTAAATACATTATTCACAAACCAGTATAGTGTTAACCCTGCAGGGAACCATAAGAAGAAGAATGTAAATACAATTGGTAACATTTGGAAAATTTTCTTTTGCATTTCATCCTGCATTGTATTTGGAGTGATTTTTTGTTGTAACCACATTGAAGCACCCATTAATATTGGTAATACAAAATATGGATCCATCTCTGCTAAATCGTGAATCCAGAAAATCCACTCTGCACCTTTTAACTCAATTGAGTTAAGTAGTACTCTATAAATAGCAAAGAATACTGGAATTTGTAAAATTAATGGTAAACAACCACCCATTGGGTTTGCACCATGTTTCTTATAAAGTTCCATCATATGTGCAGATTGTTTCTGTTTATCATCTTTATATTTAGCTTGAATCTCTTTCATTTTTGGAGCAAGATCTTTAAGCTTTTGCATAGATACCATACCTTTGTATGATAATGGATATAAAATAAGTTTAATAATAATTGTTAAAGCAACAATTGTCCAACCCCAGTTTCCAATATATGTTTGTAAAAATGCTAAGAATGTAAACATTGGTTTTGCAATAAAAGTAAACCAACCATATTCGATAACATCTGTTAATTCTTTATTTAATGCTTTTAAATCGTTAAAGTTTTTTGGTCCCATATATCCTGAAAAAGAGATACTATTTGTTGCATGGATAAAACCTTGAGGATTATCATCTGCATCTGGCATAAGAGAAACTTGTAATGATTTTTCAAAATTGTAAATTACTGTTGCATAATATCTATCAAAACTTGATATAAATTTTACACCTTCATATGATTTAACCTTACTTAAATCTTCATCAACTGTTAAGTCCATAGTACCGTCTTGAAGTTTTAAATAAACTCCGTGATCAGCATACATATCAGCTAAGATATTTGGTCTAAATCCATTTGTAATAAAAAATTGTTCTTTTGATGTTGAGTTAACTTCTAAATCATAATGCCCATTAGGATAAACTGTAAAGTTTTTGATTAATGTAACACCAGATAAAGATTGAGTAAGTGTAAATTTTTGAATTTCTTTTGTTGCATCTACATTTGTTGCAGTAGTTGTATAATTTACTTTAAATGCTTGATTATTCACATCAGCATTTGCAAAT
It encodes the following:
- the yidC gene encoding membrane protein insertase YidC — protein: MNNPNQDKGMQKRMLIMTLIVFVFFIAYEFLVLKPQQEEKAKQQEIVKQEQANAAPDVATATNASPSGQPASSEEMKNSISALSSKAIGSANILTTIKTNRNIIQIDKLGRVAQVTLLEEKYKDEDGNSFKLFEANQLRPLEVRFANADVNNQAFKVNYTTTATNVDATKEIQKFTLTQSLSGVTLIKNFTVYPNGHYDLEVNSTSKEQFFITNGFRPNILADMYADHGVYLKLQDGTMDLTVDEDLSKVKSYEGVKFISSFDRYYATVIYNFEKSLQVSLMPDADDNPQGFIHATNSISFSGYMGPKNFNDLKALNKELTDVIEYGWFTFIAKPMFTFLAFLQTYIGNWGWTIVALTIIIKLILYPLSYKGMVSMQKLKDLAPKMKEIQAKYKDDKQKQSAHMMELYKKHGANPMGGCLPLILQIPVFFAIYRVLLNSIELKGAEWIFWIHDLAEMDPYFVLPILMGASMWLQQKITPNTMQDEMQKKIFQMLPIVFTFFFLWFPAGLTLYWFVNNVFTISQQYYINRLFEKQRAAKK